Proteins encoded by one window of Culicoides brevitarsis isolate CSIRO-B50_1 chromosome 2, AGI_CSIRO_Cbre_v1, whole genome shotgun sequence:
- the LOC134829425 gene encoding protein argonaute-3: MAGRGRGELLRRLQEQRAAASDETSTTCSDEVAASDNRGSSSANESNTNQSSAEIIRPMGRAALIASARARNSDRGVFSGADVDSSRTSSDDAPKKDLSPVRARGRAAFIASMAQQQTHSISGSSVADKKEVKVVEEITSAVETLELDSEPEKQTLHCRGTKGVTVPIAVNYIKLLTDPDKGVFEYLVDFAPPIASKNIRCKLMGKIRDVIGETRTFDGVTLYLPIKLPEVVTKQAIQDINGDTYEIKITFRKQKRLSDCVHLYNVLFDRIMNRLKFVRFNRKQFDPAAPHMIPQHKLEIWPGYVTAVDEHEGGIMLCLDVTFRVLNQRTVYDLLKEANAGGDGNYKRTFEQAVLGASVITRYNNKTYRVDEVLWDMNPMSTFPTSDGKEITFVEYYKKHYDIDIKDLRQPMLMNIDKRRLSTTEVKEIRLLLVPELTYLTGLTDKMRSDFKIMKDVATCTRITPNQRTGSLRTFIKRVAEDETTSKMLRGWGLTLANDILTLQGRQLEDEKIQFGNKVISAGPGADFNRELTNNHVMKAVDLNTWLVICVQRDLKSADKFIDIMKRNSRPMGIQVAQPEIVKLPTDSPTAYVDALRKNLNPKLQIVVLICPTPRDDRYAAIKRICCTELPIPSQVINSKTLANDAKNRSIVQKIMLQMNCKMGGTLWGIKIPFKKVMICGIDTHHDASRAGNSVAAFVASLDDSYTRWYSRAVVQNKSEELLNGLTQCLRFALKEFQKHNHEYPERIIIFRDGVGDGQIQTLKNYEILQLKTALKAEKPGYDPQFTFIVVQKRINTRMMAIKGNELINPQPGTIVDHSVTRKHLFDFYLVPQSVRQGTVTPTHYIVVEDSANFAPDVIQRLAYKLCFMYYNWPGTVRVPACCQYAHKLAFLVGQHIKKNPNDVLNDKLFYL; encoded by the exons atgGCAGGTCGCGGTAGAGGAGAGTTGCTTCGTCGTTTGCAGGAACAACGAGCTGCAGCCTCTGATGAAACAAGCACAACTTGCAGCGATGAGGTCGCCGCTTCGGACAATCGTGGCTCAAGTAGCGCCAATGAAAGCAACACGAACCAATCTTCTGCCGAAATAATTCGCCCGATGGGTCGAGCAGCTCTTATCGCAAGTGCTCGTGCTCGAAACAGCGATCGCGGAGTTTTCTCGGGAGCAGATGTCGATTCGTCACGTACTTCATCCGACGATGCGCCAAAGAAAGATTTATCGcct GTTCGTGCACGTGGTCGTGCCGCGTTTATAGCTTCGATGGCACAACAACAAACGCACAGCATCTCGGGAAGTAGCGTCGCAGacaaaaaagaagtaaaagtCGTCGAAGAAATCACTTCTGCGGTCGAAACACTCGAACTGGATTCAGAACCGGAGAAGCAAACGTTGCATTGTCGCGGCACAAAAGGAGTTACTGTGCCAATAGCTGTGAACTACATAAAGCTTCTCACGGATCCCGACAAAGGCGTTTTCGAATATTTGGTTGATTTTGCCCCGCCAATCGCCAGTAAGAACATTCGTTGCAAGTTGATGGGCAAAATTCGAGACGTAATTGGAGAAACTCGCACTTTTGATGGAGTTACGTTGTACTTGCCGATAAAATTGCCTGAAGTTGTCACAAAACAGGCCATTCAGGATATCAATGGAGACACTTATGAGATCAAAATTACTTTCAGGAAACAAAAACGATTGTcg gATTGCGTTCACTTGTACAACGTCTTGTTCGATCGCATCATGAACCGCTTGAAATTCGTTCGTTTCAACCGCAAACAATTCGATCCCGCTGCTCCTCACATGATTCCGCAACACAAACTCGAAATCTGGCCCGGATACGTGACAGCTGTCGACGAACACGAAGGCGGCATCATGTTGTGTCTCGATGTGACGTTTCGCGTTTTGAACCAACGCACCGTTTATGATCTCTTGAAGGAGGCAAATGCTGGCGGCGACGGAAATTACAAACGAACCTTCGAACAAGCGGTTCTCGGAGCAAGCGTAATCACgcgttacaacaacaaaacatacCGCGTCGACGAAGTTTTGTGGGACATGAACCCGATGTCGACTTTTCCAACGAGCGACGGCAAAGAAATCACTTTTGTCGAGTACTACAAGAAGCATTACGACATCGACATCAAGGATTTGCGACAACCGATGTTGATGAATATCGACAAACGTCGCTTGAGCACGACAGAAGTGAAGGAAATTCGTCTCTTGTTGGTGCCCGAGTTGACTTATCTCACAGGACTAACGGATAAGATGCGATCtgatttcaaaattatgaaagatgTTGCGACATGTACTCGCATAACGCCAAATCAACGCACGGGATCCCTTCGAACGTTCATTAAACGTGTTGCCGAAGACGAAACGACGTCAAAAATGCTTCGTGGATGGGGCTTGACGCTCGCTAATGACATTTTGACACTGCAAGGACGCCAACTCGAAGACGAAAAGATCCAGTTTGGGAATAAAGTCATCAGTGCGGGACCCGGAGCGGATTTTAATCGCGAATTAACGAACAATCACGTCATGAAAGCCGTCGATTTAAACACGTGGCTCGTAATTTGTGTGCAACGCGACTTGAAATCAGCAGACAAGTTCATCGACATCATGAAACGCAATTCTCGCCCGATGGGAATTCAAGTTGCTCAACCGGAAATCGTCAAATTACCCACAGACAGTCCCACAGCGTATGTCGATGCTTTGCGGAAGAATTTGAACCCGAAATTGCAAATTGTTGTGTTAATTTGCCCGACGCCGCGTGACGATCGCTATGCCGCCATCAAAAGAATTTGCTGCACAGAGTTACCGATCCCGAGTCAAGTGATAAATTCAAAGACACTCGCGAACGATGCGAAAAATCGATCgattgtgcaaaaaattatgcttCAGATGAACTGCAAGATGGGCGGAACCTTATGGGGCATCAAAATCCCCTTCAAAAAAGTCATGATTTGCGGCATTGACACGCATCACGATGCCTCGCGTGCAGGAAATTCCGTTGCTGCCTTCGTCGCAAGCCTCGATGACTCTTATACACGATGGTATAGTCGCGCTGTCGTTCAAAACAAGAGCGAAGAACTCCTAAACGGACTTACGCAATGTTTGCGCTTCGCTCTGAAGGAATTCCAAAAACACAATCACGAATATCCCGAACGCATCATAATTTTTCGCGATGGAGTTGGCGACGGACAAATCCAAACgttgaaaaattacgaaattcttcaactcaaaactgcattAAAGGCAGAAAAGCCCGGATATGACCCGCAATTCACATTTATCGTCGTGCAGAAACGCATCAACACTCGAATGATGGCGATCAAAGGCAACGAACTCATCAATCCGCAGCCCGGAACAATTGTTGATCACTCAGTGACGCGCAAACATCTCTTCGACTTCTATTTGGTGCCTCAAAGTGTGCGTCAAGGCACAGTTACGCCAACGCATTACATCGTAGTTGAAGATTCTGCTAATTTTGCGCCCGATGTCATTCAACGTCTTGCTTACAAGCTGTGCTTCATGTACTACAATTGGCCCGGAACAGTTCGTGTGCCTGCGTGTTGTCAATATGCCCACAAATTGGCTTTCTTGGTTGGGCAACACATCAAAAAGAATCCAAATGACGTCCTTAATGACAAATTGTTCTATCTTTGA
- the LOC134830026 gene encoding lipid droplet-associated hydrolase-like yields MGSRFRFLLFPAFFYKRNYLQVLQMPDKKALTHNSAMQDKYVNIAEIPTRILTLGKWIEEPFDAAKEKEIVLVITGNPGVPGFYTAFITTLYQQLGRKLPVWIIGHAGHEEPDGKLREKVPQLSGNEHRYDLAGQLAHKIDFFKQFVPEHVKIHLIGHSVGAWTILQLLKREEIRKQVHHCYLLFPTIERMKISPAGKIFTERIERARFYSKIFYLIGFLPYAVRRYIINHYIQKWNLPDAYLDAALKVANERVLARILHMGQDQVDNVYDLEVDWIKKNKEILKFYYGTTDHWCPTSYYYDLLEKIPEIDAQLDELGMAHAFNVRKGPEMAAICAEWIKNNGVKGEETDLKDILMVTEQN; encoded by the coding sequence ATGGGTAGtcgttttcgttttttgctgTTTCCAGCATTCTTTTACAAACGGAATTATCTTCAAGTGTTGCAAATGCCTGACAAGAAAGCGCTCACACACAACTCTGCGATGCAAGATAAATACGTGAATATCGCTGAAATTCCCACGCGGATCCTCACATTGGGCAAATGGATCGAAGAACCTTTCGACGCTGCAAAGGAAAAGGAAATCGTGCTCGTAATAACGGGAAATCCAGGCGTTCCGGGATTTTACACGGCTTTCATTACGACGCTGTACCAACAATTGGGTCGAAAATTGCCCGTTTGGATAATCGGGCATGCGGGTCACGAAGAACCCGACGGAAAATTGCGCGAAAAAGTCCCTCAGCTGTCGGGAAATGAGCATCGTTACGACTTGGCGGGACAACTTGCGcacaaaattgactttttcaaGCAATTCGTGCCGGAACACGTCAAAATTCACCTCATCGGGCACTCAGTTGGCGCCTGGACCATCTTGCAGTTGCTCAAACGCGAAGAAATCCGCAAACAAGTGCATCATTGTTATCTCTTGTTTCCGACAATCGAACGAATGAAAATTTCGCCTGCCGGTAAAATCTTCACGGAACGCATCGAACGAGCGcgattttattcgaaaattttctatctCATCGGATTCTTGCCATACGCCGTGCGACGATACATCATCAATCATTACATCCAAAAGTGGAATTTGCCGGATGCGTATCTCGATGCGGCTCTCAAAGTCGCCAACGAACGTGTTCTTGCTCGAATTTTGCACATGGGACAGGATCAAGTCGATAATGTGTACGACTTGGAGGTCGATTGGATCAAAAAGAACAAAGAAAtcctcaaattttattatgggACGACAGATCATTGGTGTCCAACGTCATATTATTACGATTTGTTGGAGAAAATCCCCGAAATTGACGCACAATTGGATGAACTTGGCATGGCTCATGCCTTTAATGTCAGAAAAGGACCTGAAATGGCAGCTATTTGTGCAGAATGGATCAAAAATAACGGAGTTAAAGGAGAAGAAACAGATTTAAAGGATATTTTAATGGTTACGgaacaaaattga
- the LOC134831149 gene encoding mitochondrial tRNA-specific 2-thiouridylase 1, whose amino-acid sequence MIRKVILGISGGVDSAVSAYLLKSKGFQVQAVFLKNWNEIDETGKCSGEADFADAEYVCDYLGIPLHQMNFEKHYWNQVFENFLNDYSEGLTPNPDILCNKNIKFNLFFKQAVEKFRGDAFATGHYARTSFGSFLEKFEPNKKVKLLQAVDSFKDQTFFLSQISQEALRRTMFPVGNLQKSQVKEIASQLGWKRILEKRESVGVCFVGRRNFQDFIAEYIDDQPGNFVDFDTGVTVGTHRGIHHWTLGQGCNLGGFKKPYFVHSKDKLTNRIYVVAGTDHKTLKADTIFTSEAIWINKPEFRGNIFKCKFRFQHTKPLTNCIIYQLSDGKLFVKLEKALRAITPGQYAVFYTDDECLGSARIRRPLQMFRQEEVLENDEMKRESS is encoded by the coding sequence ATGATTCGCAAGGTAATTCTTGGGATCAGCGGAGGCGTCGACAGTGCTGTCTCAGCGTATTTACTCAAATCCAAGGGATTTCAAGTGCAGGCAGTTTTCCTCAAGAACTGGAACGAAATTGACGAAACCGGAAAATGTTCGGGAGAAGCAGATTTCGCGGATGCTGAATACGTTTGTGACTACTTGGGCATCCCGTTGCATCAAATGAACTTCGAGAAGCATTATTGGAATCAAGTTTTCGAGAATTTCTTAAACGATTATTCGGAAGGATTAACTCCGAATCCCGACATTCtttgcaacaaaaacatcaaattcaaTCTTTTCTTCAAACAAGCCGTCGAAAAATTTCGCGGAGATGCTTTTGCGACGGGACATTACGCGAGAACGAGTTTCGGGAgttttttggagaaatttgaaccgaacaaaaaagtcaaattactTCAAGCTGTCGACAGTTTTAAAGatcaaacttttttcctgTCACAAATCAGTCAAGAAGCTCTGCGAAGAACAATGTTTCCCGTTGGCAACCTCCAAAAGTCACAAGTGAAAGAAATTGCTTCACAACTCGGCTGGAAACGAATTCTCGAGAAAAGGGAAAGTGTCGGCGTTTGTTTCGTGGGACGACGAAATTTTCAAGACTTTATTGCGGAGTACATTGACGATCAACCCGGCAATTTTGTGGATTTTGATACGGGAGTAACGGTTGGCACGCATCGCGGCATTCATCATTGGACTTTGGGGCAAGGTTGTAACTTGGGCGGGTTTAAAAAACCCTATTTTGTACATTCGAAAGACAAATTGACGAACAGAATTTACGTCGTCGCAGGAACAGATCATAAAACGTTGAAAGCTGACACAATTTTCACCTCAGAAGCAATTTGGATCAACAAACCAGAGTTCaggggaaatatttttaaatgtaaattcagGTTTCAACACACAAAACCCCTCACGAATTGCATAATTTATCAACTTTCCGATGGAAAATTGTTTGTGAAGCTCGAAAAGGCTTTGAGGGCCATCACGCCAGGACAATATGCTGTATTTTATACGGATGATGAGTGTTTGGGAAGTGCCCGAATAAGGAGACCCCTTCAAATGTTCAGGCAAGAAGAAGTTTTAGAAAATGACGAAATGAAACGTGAAAGTAGttga